The sequence TTCACAAGTGCTGCACAAACATTTACGAGTTTGTCAACTGTGGCTTGCCCTTGGTTTTTGTCCCGTGCAGACTGGACCAGACAGCGAGGGAGTGGACCGTCAAGGATGTGAAAGCGGCCTTTCAGCACACCAATCACCCGCTCTGtgaggacaacaacaacaaaaaggagCGCTTTTTAAAACTGACTTTTCACATACATCAAAATGTTATTACAATAAACTAGTTCTACTTACAACTTACCAATATGAATCCGGATGTTTGACTTCCTACGAGACATTTCCACCTCTCTCCCAGGTAACTGCTTTCTCCCTTTTGTGAAAGATGGTGTTAGCAGCTCGACACCGAGGAGGGCAAAGTCATCCTGGAGTGTAAACCCCCGGTCTGCCAATAtctacatgaaaaaaaaatccaccatAATATTGTATTGCATCTACTTTGTTCTGCTTTCTCACCAGAGGGTGGTGACATGACACCCTAATCAAATGACATGAATGTGGTTAGTTGAGATCATTCCAATTTTACCTGATCACCTGGAGAATGGTAAACTGAGGACAGGAACCCTGACTGTCGAACaatatgcacatcagaggccctTCCTCCCCAGCCATTTGACAAAAATTTAATGCTGCCAGATGGACTGCAAGCTATTAAATATTTCACCGTAGTCCATTTTTTGTAGTTAGAGTATGATTTTGCTCTAAGAAAGGATACATAATAGGAAAGACATCTTGCCTTTTATTTCAATATGGGATGTGAACATAATGAAACAACAATGAACATAATGAAACAAGAGTGTAAAGACATTGCTTGTGACACTCACCTAGCTTTAAGGTTGCTGGGGTACTCTGTCCTGATTTCAAAACAATCTATGATTGCTGTGAGTCGTGGGAACTGGGCCTTCATTTCTGGAGGTATCATTGAAAAGCATTCTCTATCAGGCCAGTGAACCAAAAAGGAGATTTTTCCATACAACAGGTCAAGCCATCGGATAAAAATTTGCCTGACCGTTGTTTGAGGCATTTTCAAAACGTGactcatgaaaaaaaaagatgggtTTTGTCTCAGTTTTATCAGTGTGATAAACAGCTGGTCCCGCGGTGGAAGGGAGATGTAGTCTCGCCTCGTAACGAACTGGTTGAGAAAGGTAAATAGGCTCAAAAACATCGCCCAGCTGAGTCCCGTCATCTGTCGGCACTTTCCATCATCTCCCTCCACAGAATACGATGATAGGCAGTTCCTTGTCTCAGGCATTTCATTAGGGACATCTTCAAAATCGTCATTGATAGCATCTTCGTCTTCATCTAGAACAAATGAGAAAAAGACGTTGCATTAGCCCGCACATCTAAACCCAATCCAACTTTAACCTGCATATTTTAATAGAGTGCATGCCATTACACTTACTTGTAGGTGGAACGGGGCTCACAGCAGTCGTTTTAGCTACTTTGCGTTTGATATAGGACATCTGTTCACGTTTCCTGGCGTTTTTATAcctatttattttctgttttgagTCTGCCACAGTACGGTGAGGAAATATAGTGGGCACATAATCCGGGTGCAGGGGTTCTTTGACATGACTTCCTGGAATTGGTTAAACATTGTAAAATACATTTCTGTATGGTATAAAAACTCTGGTAGGCCTATACACCAGGCTGTATCTTAGCTATCAAGCCATAGCTACATACTAAGTAGCTTAGTTGATAATGTGCTAGCCTTACCTGATACATTAATGATAGCCTACAtggtatagcctactgtaactgtATCCTAGCTACCAAGCCATAGCTAGATACTAAGTATCGTAATGTGCTAGCCTTAGCTACGTGATACATAGTAATGAAAATGAAGCCAGTAACAAGCAAGTACACTACttaaatacataggcctacagagtGGGGCTTGAATTAATTTAATAATCGACTTACCTGTTATGAAATGTTTCCCACAGACATAAGTGTGAGGGGTCTTTGGGTCCCACAACCCTCCATCTGGCGCTTCCCTCTTTATAGCCTGAAGCCACAACATACGCCTTTCCGCTTGATTTATCCATGGTAAAGGTGTACATTTTACCCCGGGGTTTTTCTTAATGTTTGAGGTGCAGCCCACCACGCAACAACTTTTGGGCATgtcgttttttttctgttaccgGAGTAAACAAAATTCCTCCGACAAAATTCAGATCCTCTCTCAAAAATCAAATTCAGAACATCAGTTTTTGGGGGAATCTAAACCGTTTGttcccccaaaaaggggcgtTACCCGTCGATGACGCAAAAGTAGCGTTAgagctatgaagtagttcctttttgggggcttattacacttgaatatcaatTCGCCCATGTGAATgcaacggtaaaaacagcaacgttgtatctaagacagcgacaatataaacgaaaatgatagtagcagtggtataagcgggataatcaactccgcgccctgtgcgtttataggaaaataatgcacttatcgaagtgtaaagtcccctccgcctgcggcgtcgggtccttattaccacttcgaacgtgcattattttcctataaacgcacggcgcgtcgttgattatcccttacatatgacactgtcatgaacgagTCATAACCATTTTAAATgagtcataaatgtttatgacataaCAGTTCTGTCATTAGGTatcattcggtttttgtcatgacaagttagggttgggtttgggtttgggttagggtccatgtgtcatgacagtgtcatatcACTCTTGTGTaaataccttcaagtaaagtgttgccATAAGATATAGTGCATAAACACTGGAGCTTCTCCAAAAAGTTTTCTAAGCATATACATTGTTCTGGAGACTATAAGACTGCTTCCTTTGCTCAGTGATAGGACATCAGTTTATACAGtacaaataaaatactttaTTGTGATAGTATAAGCATTTGAATAAAGAGATTGTGTACATCAGCtgctttgaaaataaaatagttTGAGTGTAGCTTGAGGGAAAAGCCACCTACTCTTTGTGTGAACAAACTGGCTTTGAGCCAGCCCTCATTCAACCACATTCAACACACTGATTGTCCCTGCGTACCTATTTTTGTAACAAGAGTGAACACCACAACATGATGAAAGAAAAGACGCCTCAGAGATCAGGTGCCTGATGAGTCACACATCCTCTcgttctttccctccctcctcttgttctctctctctcctactcggGGGCAACTCCACACAAAGGGGGCTTCAGTGCTCAagtgacaaaacaaacacagaggggCATTTATAGAGAGGAGAATTGGCAGGGCCTGAGAAGAGGATGCTTGGGAAAATGGGAGTAAAAGTCCGAGTTCTTGTCCGAGTCCTCCCCTGCACACTATCTCCTTCGCTCCAGGGAGTCGCCTGCTGTGCTGGAGGTTAAATCGTGACACTGCAAGAACAAAGAACAGAgctgggaggagggggtggagggggcaaaGAAGGAAAGCAGAAGCtgatgggggggttggtggaggggggggggcactctgCTTCTCTTAATTGACATCACTCAGCTGTCTTTAGTTAAAAACTCCAGCTGGGATTTTTCCTGTGTGCAACATGAGGTTCAAGGAGAGAGGAAATTCCAGATTCCAGCTGTGAATGGGGTCTG comes from Sardina pilchardus chromosome 6, fSarPil1.1, whole genome shotgun sequence and encodes:
- the LOC134082955 gene encoding uncharacterized protein LOC134082955 is translated as MPKSCCVVGCTSNIKKNPGVKCTPLPWINQAERRMLWLQAIKREAPDGGLWDPKTPHTYVCGKHFITGSHVKEPLHPDYVPTIFPHRTVADSKQKINRYKNARKREQMSYIKRKVAKTTAVSPVPPTNEDEDAINDDFEDVPNEMPETRNCLSSYSVEGDDGKCRQMTGLSWAMFLSLFTFLNQFVTRRDYISLPPRDQLFITLIKLRQNPSFFFMSHVLKMPQTTVRQIFIRWLDLLYGKISFLVHWPDRECFSMIPPEMKAQFPRLTAIIDCFEIRTEYPSNLKARAKSYSNYKKWTTVKYLIACSPSGSIKFLSNGWGGRASDVHIVRQSGFLSSVYHSPGDQILADRGFTLQDDFALLGVELLTPSFTKGRKQLPGREVEMSRRKSNIRIHIERVIGVLKGRFHILDGPLPRCLVQSARDKNQGQATVDKLVNVCAALVNMAQSIIK